A single Cyclopterus lumpus isolate fCycLum1 chromosome 3, fCycLum1.pri, whole genome shotgun sequence DNA region contains:
- the LOC117728834 gene encoding zinc finger protein 239-like, which translates to MSKVQQLRCLVNQRLTAAAQEIFGLFERTIAEYEEELCSSREENERHRKRLDAVFNPEVRLQRAEDPEPPHIKEDQEDPEPSHIKEDQEDPEPSHIKEEQEDPEPPHIKEEQEELWTNQEGEQLQGLEEAALKFSFTVKSEDDEEEAQSSQLHQRQTEHMETEADGADCGGPEPDRKLDPERHPGPDTDETEDSDDWEETQEPQSDVNSQNKEVPVSDVNCSTGNTSISSPECAGSSDHKGHLEKPTSSKTGEKPFQCSLCDKRFGFNEYLKKHMTVHTGEKPFRCSVCSKTFKQKGTLKVHMTIHTGEKPFSCSVCRKTFSLNGNLKAHMNVHTGEKPFRCSVCSKTFTQKGILKVHMTVHTGEKPFQCTICDKRFGSSSDLKRHMTVHTGEKPFSCSMCSKAFTQKGTLNAHMSIHTGEIQKHFHKSNI; encoded by the exons ATGTCTAAAGTCCAACAGCTGAGATGTTTAGTCAACCAGCGACTAACTGCGGCTGCGCAAGAGATCTTTGGTCTGTTTGAAAGAACGATAGCAGAGTACGAGGAGGAACTTTGtagttccagagaggagaacgagcgacACCGGAAACGACTGGACGCTGTGTTCAACCCGGAAGTCCGGTTACAAAGAGCAG aggatccagaacccccccacattaaagaggaccaggaggacccagagccctcccacattaaagaggaccaggaggacccagagccctcccacattaaagaggaacaggaggacccagaacccccccacattaaagaggaacaggaggaactctggaccaatcaagagggagagcagcttcaagggctggaggaggctgctctcaagttctcattcactgtaaagagtgaagatgatgaagaggaagctcagtcctctcagcttcatcaaagacaaactgaacacatggaaacagaagctgatggagcggattgtggaggaccagaaccagacaggaagttagatcCAGAAAGACATCCAGGACCAGATACTGATGAGACTGAGGACAGTGATGATTGGGAAGAGACTCAGGAACCTCAGTCAGATGTGAACTctcaaaacaaagaagtacCTGTAAGTGATGTGAACTGTAGTACTGGAAATACATCAATCAGCTCTCCTGAATGTGCTGGAAGCTCTGACCACAAGGGACATCTGGAGAAACCCACTAGCTccaaaacaggagagaaaccatttcaatgctcACTTTGTGACAAAAGATTTGGATTCAATGAGTATCTAAAGAAAcacatgactgtccacacaggagagaaaccatttagatgttctgtgtgtagtaaaacatttaaacaaaagggAACCCTGAAGGTTCACATGActatccacacaggagagaaaccatttagttgttctgtGTGTAGGAAAACATTTTCACTAAATGGAAACCTGAAAGCTCACATGaatgtccacacaggagagaaaccatttagatgttctgtgtgtagtaaaacattcacacaaaagGGAATTCTGAAAGTTCATAtgactgtccacacaggagagaaaccatttcaatgcACGATTTGTGACAAAAGATTTGGATCCAGTAGTGAtctaaagagacacatgactgtccacacaggagagaaaccatttagttgttctaTGTGTAGTAAAGCATTTACACAAAAGGGAACCCTGAATGCTCACATGAgtatccacacaggagagatacaaaaacattttcacaaaagcaacatctga
- the LOC117728828 gene encoding zinc finger protein 135-like isoform X2, translated as MSKVQQLRCLVNQRLTAAAQEILGLFERTIAEYEEELCSSREENERHRKRLDAVFNPEVRLQRAEDPEPPHIKEDQLQGLEEAGLKFSFTVKSEDDEEEAQSSQLHQRQTEHMETEADGADCGGPEPDRKLDPERHPGPDTDETEDSDDWEETEDSADWEETEEPQSAVNPQNKEVPVSDVNCSTGNTSISSPECAGSFDHKGHLEKPTSSKTGEKPFQCSLCGKRFVVSYLKRHMRVHTGEKPYSCSVCSKTFTQKGNLKTHMIVHTGEKPFSCSVCDKTFSHKGNLKQHLVVHTRETN; from the exons ATGTCTAAAGTCCAACAGCTGAGATGTTTAGTCAACCAGCGACTAACTGCGGCTGCGCAAGAGATCTTGGGTCTGTTTGAAAGAACGATAGCAGAGTACGAGGAGGAACTTTGtagttccagagaggagaacgagcgacACCGGAAACGACTGGACGCTGTGTTCAACCCGGAAGTCCGGTTACAAAGAGCAG aggatccagagcccccccacattaaagaggaccagcttcaagggctggaggaggctggtctcaagttctcattcactgtaaagagtgaagatgatgaagaggaagctcagtcctctcagcttcatcaaagacaaactgaacacatggaaacagaagctgatggagcggattgtggaggaccagaaccagacaggaagttagatcCAGAAAGACATCCAGGACCAGATACTGATGAGACTGAGGACAGTGATGAttgggaggagactgaggacaGTGCTGAttgggaggagactgaggaacCTCAGTCAGCTGTGAACcctcaaaacaaagaagtacCTGTAAGTGATGTGAACTGTAGTACTGGAAATACATCAATCAGCTCTCCTGAATGTGCTGGAAGCTTTGACCACAAGGGACATCTGGAGAAACCCACTAGCTccaaaacaggagagaaaccatttcaatgctcACTTTGTGGCAAAAGATTTGTAGTCAGTTATCTTAAGAGACACATGAGGGTCCACACGGGAGAGAAACCATATAGTTGTTctgtgtgtagtaaaacatttacacaaaagggAAACCTGAAGACTCATATGattgtccacacaggagagaaaccatttagttgttcagtttgtgataaaacattttcacacaaGGGAAACCTGAAACAACATTTAGTTGTCCACACTAGAGAAACAAATTAG